A part of Oncorhynchus clarkii lewisi isolate Uvic-CL-2024 chromosome 17, UVic_Ocla_1.0, whole genome shotgun sequence genomic DNA contains:
- the LOC139371136 gene encoding cell division control protein 42 homolog isoform X2, with amino-acid sequence MQTIKCVVVGDGAVGKTCLLISYTTNKFPSEYVPTVFDNYAVTVMIGGEPYTLGLFDTAGQEDYDRLRPLSYPQTDVFLVCFSVVSPSSFENVKEKWVPEITHHCPKTPFLLVGTQIDLRDDPSTIEKLAKNKQKPITLETAEKLAKDLKAVKYVECSALTQRGLKNVFDEAILAALEPPETQRKRKCCIF; translated from the exons ATGCAAACGATCaagtgtgttgtggtgggtgacGGAGCTGTGGGTAAAACCTGTCTGCTCATCTCCTACACCACAAACAAGTTCCCCTCTGAATATGTACCCACG GTGTTTGACAACTATGCTGTAACTGTAATGATAGGAGGGGAGCCCTACACCCTGGGCTTGTTTGACACTGCAG gtcAGGAGGACTACGACAGGTTACGACCTCTGAGTTATCCTCAGACAGATGTCTTCCTCGTCTGTTTCTCCGTCGTTTCCCCCTCCTCCTTCGAAAATGTCAAAGAAAAG TGGGTTCCAGAGATCACCCACCACTGTCCAAAGACCCCGTTCCTGTTGGTGGGGACTCAGATAGATCTGCGAGACGACCCGTCCACCATAGAGAAGCTGGCCAAGAACAAACAGAAGCCCATCACTCTTGAGACGGCAGAGAAACTGGCCAAAGACCTCAAGGCAGTCAAATATGTGGAGTGCTCAGCCCTCACGCAG CGAGGGCTGAAGAATGTATTTGATGAAGCTATCCTAGCCGCCCTAGAGCCACCAGAGACGCAAAGAAAGAGGAAGTGCTGTATATTCTAA
- the LOC139371136 gene encoding cell division control protein 42 homolog isoform X1: MQTIKCVVVGDGAVGKTCLLISYTTNKFPSEYVPTVFDNYAVTVMIGGEPYTLGLFDTAGQEDYDRLRPLSYPQTDVFLVCFSVVSPSSFENVKEKWVPEITHHCPKTPFLLVGTQIDLRDDPSTIEKLAKNKQKPITLETAEKLAKDLKAVKYVECSALTQKGLKNVFDEAILAALEPPEPKKKRKCVLL; encoded by the exons ATGCAAACGATCaagtgtgttgtggtgggtgacGGAGCTGTGGGTAAAACCTGTCTGCTCATCTCCTACACCACAAACAAGTTCCCCTCTGAATATGTACCCACG GTGTTTGACAACTATGCTGTAACTGTAATGATAGGAGGGGAGCCCTACACCCTGGGCTTGTTTGACACTGCAG gtcAGGAGGACTACGACAGGTTACGACCTCTGAGTTATCCTCAGACAGATGTCTTCCTCGTCTGTTTCTCCGTCGTTTCCCCCTCCTCCTTCGAAAATGTCAAAGAAAAG TGGGTTCCAGAGATCACCCACCACTGTCCAAAGACCCCGTTCCTGTTGGTGGGGACTCAGATAGATCTGCGAGACGACCCGTCCACCATAGAGAAGCTGGCCAAGAACAAACAGAAGCCCATCACTCTTGAGACGGCAGAGAAACTGGCCAAAGACCTCAAGGCAGTCAAATATGTGGAGTGCTCAGCCCTCACGCAG AAAGGCCTAAAGAATGTGTTTGATGAGGCGATACTGGCTGCGCTGGAGCCTCCCGAGCCCAAGAAGAAACGCAAATGTGTGCTGCTATGA